A genome region from Labrys wisconsinensis includes the following:
- a CDS encoding helix-turn-helix domain-containing protein — protein sequence MLTGEQVRAARALLGWSEDRLAEAASLSPDTVRLFENGQPAHYQATSDRLRRALEAAGAEFFPDNGSVSVQFGSKAREGAAPDGSNAEDD from the coding sequence ATGCTGACAGGCGAGCAGGTCCGCGCCGCGCGCGCATTGCTGGGCTGGTCCGAGGACCGTCTGGCCGAGGCGGCCAGCCTCAGCCCGGACACCGTCCGGCTGTTCGAGAATGGTCAGCCGGCTCACTACCAGGCGACGTCCGACCGGCTGCGACGGGCGCTGGAGGCTGCCGGAGCGGAATTCTTCCCGGACAATGGCAGCGTTTCCGTCCAGTTCGGCAGCAAGGCCCGGGAGGGCGCGGCGCCGGACGGGTCCAACGCCGAGGACGACTGA
- a CDS encoding DUF4337 domain-containing protein, whose translation MEVELKAEGHARALNNAVAITVVALSVVMAVSKIKDDNIVQAMQSAKADALDTWNEYQAERLKLHFAEQSLMMAKLQTAAPAADVQAAIAGLPATIAHYEQASKDLAEKAKGFQAEYDALNFRDDQFDLSDAGLAISLSLAAVAALTGLWWLLGISWLFGAGGLVMALAGFAGWSIHPDWLVGILT comes from the coding sequence ATGGAAGTGGAACTCAAGGCCGAGGGTCACGCGCGCGCCCTCAACAACGCCGTCGCCATCACGGTCGTCGCCCTGTCCGTGGTGATGGCGGTCTCCAAGATCAAGGACGACAACATCGTCCAGGCCATGCAGAGCGCCAAGGCGGATGCGCTCGACACCTGGAACGAATACCAGGCCGAGCGCCTGAAGCTGCATTTCGCCGAGCAGAGCCTGATGATGGCCAAGCTGCAGACAGCCGCTCCGGCCGCCGACGTGCAGGCCGCGATCGCCGGCCTGCCAGCGACGATCGCCCATTACGAGCAGGCCTCGAAGGACCTCGCGGAGAAGGCCAAGGGGTTCCAGGCCGAGTACGACGCCCTGAACTTTCGCGACGACCAGTTCGACCTGTCGGACGCGGGCCTGGCGATCTCGCTTTCCCTGGCGGCGGTGGCAGCCCTGACCGGGCTGTGGTGGCTGCTGGGCATTTCCTGGCTGTTCGGCGCCGGCGGCCTGGTGATGGCCCTCGCCGGCTTCGCCGGCTGGTCGATCCACCCCGACTGGCTGGTCGGCATCCTGACCTGA
- a CDS encoding LLM class flavin-dependent oxidoreductase: MEFGIFTFVEATPDPTTGVAPTPPQRLAGLLEEAELADQLSLDVFGVGEHHRRDYLASAPAVILAAAAARTGTIRLTSAVTVLSSDDPVRVFQQFATLDLLSNGRAEIMAGRGSFIESFPLFGYDLGDYDALFAEKLDLLLALRREEPVTWSGAFRAPLRGLGVHPRPVQSPLPVWVAVGGTPQSVKRAATLGLPLAIAIIGGLPEQFAPLVRLYRDAGRKAGADPAGLAVGINSHGFVAPTSQEAAEIAFPPYAETMSRIGRERGWPPTSRAQFEASRQLRGALFVGSPQQVVDKILFQHEHFGHDRFLMQMSIGAVPHAALMRSIELFGTEVVPAVRKALGGRARPDPAR; encoded by the coding sequence GTGGAGTTCGGCATCTTCACCTTCGTCGAGGCGACGCCCGATCCGACGACCGGCGTCGCGCCTACGCCGCCGCAGCGCCTGGCCGGGCTTCTGGAGGAGGCCGAGCTGGCGGATCAGCTCAGTCTCGACGTGTTCGGCGTCGGCGAGCACCATCGCCGGGATTATCTCGCCTCGGCGCCGGCGGTCATCCTCGCGGCCGCCGCGGCGCGCACCGGCACGATCCGGCTGACCAGCGCGGTGACGGTGCTGAGCTCGGACGACCCCGTGCGGGTGTTCCAGCAATTCGCCACGCTCGACCTCCTGTCGAACGGCCGCGCCGAGATCATGGCCGGCCGCGGCTCCTTCATCGAATCCTTCCCGCTGTTCGGCTACGACCTCGGCGACTACGACGCGCTGTTCGCCGAGAAGCTCGACCTCCTCCTGGCCCTGCGCCGGGAGGAGCCGGTGACATGGTCGGGCGCCTTCCGCGCGCCGCTCCGCGGCCTCGGCGTCCATCCCCGCCCGGTGCAGTCGCCTCTGCCGGTATGGGTCGCGGTCGGCGGCACGCCGCAGTCGGTGAAGCGCGCCGCAACGCTCGGCCTGCCGCTCGCCATCGCGATCATCGGCGGCCTGCCCGAACAGTTCGCACCGCTGGTCAGGCTCTACCGCGACGCCGGCCGCAAGGCCGGTGCCGATCCCGCAGGCCTGGCGGTCGGCATCAATTCGCACGGCTTCGTGGCGCCGACCTCGCAGGAAGCGGCAGAGATCGCCTTCCCACCCTATGCCGAGACCATGTCGCGCATCGGTCGCGAGCGCGGCTGGCCGCCGACCAGCCGGGCGCAGTTCGAGGCTTCACGGCAGCTTCGCGGCGCGCTCTTCGTCGGCAGCCCGCAGCAGGTCGTCGACAAGATCCTGTTCCAGCACGAGCATTTCGGCCATGACCGCTTCCTCATGCAGATGAGCATCGGCGCCGTGCCGCATGCGGCACTGATGCGCTCGATCGAGCTCTTCGGCACCGAGGTCGTGCCGGCCGTCCGCAAGGCGCTGGGCGGCCGCGCCCGGCCGGACCCCGCTCGCTGA
- a CDS encoding exopolysaccharide biosynthesis polyprenyl glycosylphosphotransferase: MLAAVDFLSVTVFVASSILIYAKISVPVVLQLGDIIALSTASGGMVFLVLLLQGRYQLHNIVLRRIQLISFLQAWGICILLALWAAFLTKTSATFSRGAMSLAFGPGFLLALGCRMAVVEGIRRLFLERRLTLASAFLIYAGDAEDKVEAAGALAANGIAITGLHQLDTVAVARGDVELAAIEAAQAAQQTLLAERYDTIYLAVPWVEGAVLARLLPALSRLPLPVLLLPDGATRAFIAGRRVELAGTTAFEVVRPPLSVSEQAAKRMIDVTLASVGLILLLPLLVLVALGVWVSSGRPILFRQMRRGFGGRTFGILKFRTMRVLENGAEVRQAERNDPRVTPFGALLRRSSLDELPQLWNVLRGDMSLVGPRPHALAHDNHYDALISTYAIRQHVKPGITGWAQVNGHRGETREVGAMEKRVEHDLWYISHFTLWLDIRILLRTAILAFFDKKAY, encoded by the coding sequence ATGCTCGCGGCAGTCGATTTCCTGTCTGTGACAGTCTTTGTTGCGTCGTCCATCCTGATATACGCGAAAATCTCGGTTCCCGTCGTCCTCCAGCTCGGCGACATCATCGCCTTGTCGACCGCTTCGGGTGGGATGGTCTTCCTCGTTCTCCTGTTGCAGGGCCGCTACCAGCTGCACAACATCGTGCTGCGGCGCATTCAACTGATATCCTTCCTGCAGGCCTGGGGAATCTGCATCCTGCTCGCGCTGTGGGCGGCCTTCCTGACCAAGACCTCGGCGACCTTCTCACGCGGGGCGATGTCCCTCGCCTTCGGGCCGGGCTTCCTGCTCGCGCTGGGCTGCCGCATGGCAGTGGTCGAGGGCATCCGGCGCCTGTTCCTCGAACGGCGCCTGACCCTGGCCTCCGCCTTCCTGATCTATGCCGGCGACGCCGAGGACAAGGTGGAGGCGGCTGGCGCCCTCGCCGCGAACGGCATCGCCATCACCGGCCTGCACCAGCTCGACACGGTGGCCGTCGCCCGCGGCGACGTCGAGCTCGCCGCCATCGAGGCTGCCCAGGCGGCGCAGCAGACGCTGCTGGCCGAGCGATACGACACCATCTATCTCGCCGTGCCCTGGGTCGAGGGCGCGGTGCTGGCGCGCCTGCTGCCCGCCCTGTCGCGGCTGCCGCTCCCCGTCCTGCTGCTGCCCGACGGGGCGACGCGTGCCTTCATCGCCGGCCGGCGGGTGGAGCTGGCCGGCACCACCGCCTTCGAGGTGGTCCGCCCGCCGCTCTCGGTGTCCGAGCAGGCGGCCAAGCGGATGATCGACGTGACGCTGGCCAGCGTCGGCCTGATCCTGCTGCTGCCGCTGCTGGTGCTGGTCGCCCTCGGCGTCTGGGTCAGCTCGGGGCGCCCGATCCTGTTCCGGCAGATGCGCCGCGGCTTCGGCGGCCGGACCTTCGGCATCCTCAAGTTCCGCACCATGCGGGTCCTGGAGAACGGCGCCGAGGTGCGCCAGGCCGAGCGCAACGATCCCCGCGTCACCCCCTTCGGGGCGCTGCTGCGCCGGTCCAGCCTGGACGAGCTGCCGCAGCTGTGGAACGTGCTGCGCGGCGACATGTCCCTGGTCGGCCCGCGGCCGCACGCCCTGGCGCACGACAACCATTACGACGCGCTGATCAGCACCTATGCCATCCGCCAGCACGTCAAGCCCGGCATCACCGGCTGGGCCCAGGTCAACGGCCACCGCGGCGAGACGCGGGAGGTCGGCGCGATGGAGAAACGGGTCGAGCACGACCTCTGGTACATCAGCCATTTCACGCTGTGGCTGGACATCCGCATCCTGCTGCGGACCGCGATCCTCGCCTTCTTCGACAAGAAGGCCTACTGA